The genomic DNA ATCAGCAATTGGTTTACCCACAAGCTGTTCACCTGAACATCAGCTGCCAAAATCTGTCGGCCTACGGGTTCACCCAAGCACATTTCTACACTTTCTGAgcgttgttttttgttgttttcgcctgcaacaacaaaaactacctTCCTTTCGTGTGGCCAAATGTGAACATGCTACTTGGTGAATCCTATATGCGTTCCTCAGATCGAGAAGATAGTGCGAAGTCAGACACAGGTGACATATCTGTCGATTCAGCCGGAGTGCAGGTGGGTTTTTTCAATCATTGCATCATGATGCTGAGAATTCATTCTCTTATCCAGTTGAAGGAAGGGTAAAACCTCCTTCCGTTTGACACACTGCTCATTTAGCTGAGAGGCACAGTGGCTGGCTTGAAGGGAGGGGAGCTGTGGGGGAGcagtggtgatggtggtggggggggggggatctttgGGAGGTGTCGTCCTGAGCAGATGGACCCCTCAGTGGCGTAGTAAGTGGAGTCTTCACATGGCAGAGGAGACTGCAGGATCTCACAGGACCGGGACACAGCATCCAGGTGGCCTCAGCCCCTCCTGACCAGCTGGAGGAGCGATGGGACCATCTGACACTCGCAGGAAAATGATACACTTTTCTttactccttttgttttgtctcgACACAAAAGCCCTGAGCCAATCAAGGAATTTAGCTAATGAAGCTTAGAGAAAACCCTTTTGATGGCATACAAGTATTCAAAGTCATGGTAACAACTGGATAACAGCATTTACATGCAATCTAAAGGTGAACACTCCCAGTTTAATGACAATAATCaccttatttattttaagacaaataataataaatcttttcaCACCTATCCTTCAAATCTGAATCAACAACTGCAGCGATTTCTGAGCAGCTTACACATGCTGCAATGTAGATTCAACAAATCCAAGTGAGAAAGTCCCATCTGTGCTTCTCCTTCACTGATCCTGGGCCCTGGAGGCTACATTGGGCTAATTGTGGCCCCATTTTCCTTTccttatctttttgtttttactcagtGTCGGGGTCAGGGAAACTCCCAAGTGACCAGCGGCAGGAGCAACAGCCAATCGGCCCCCGCTGAGCATCAGTAATTAGagccctcctccttctccccgGCCAGGGAACCTCTCGCTCTCCTTCTGAAGGGCAAGGGGGCAGAGAGGAGGAACAGCTGCTGATGGGAAACTACTCTCCGGTTCCCATGGATGACCAGCGTCCCTCCATCCTGCTCAGAGGATGTGCAGCAGCATCTCTTATAGGGATGATGGGAGCTTCGACCAGACATATTATAGGATTGTCTGGTTTCTTATGACTGTTTATCCATccctgtttctttttgtttgttatcaCCATTTCCATGATAGTTGGTGATTTATTAATCTGTTGGTGGCCTATTCCTGAGAGCATTACAGTCTGTATTTTGGTATTGCGAGACTCACACATGCATCACGTGAGCAATAAATAACGACATGTGGTAAATAACCTTAGCATGGCCTTTGCGAAGCTTATAATGGTCACTAATTAAAAATTAATCTTTCTACTGGGCTATTTAATGATTTGTTTTCAGAGGTGGTGACAAATATTTAGGTACAACCAGGGGTGGCTCCTTGTGAAGTCAAAGTACcaatacaacaatgtaaaaagtgtcctgcattcaaaatcaaatattataaactttagatttttttatgtaaaatcttaatctgtTAAGTAGCCAGTAACTATATCTGTCAAATAAATTGTAGTACATtatttgcctctgaaatgtCGTGGAGTAGTAGTGTaactcaaaattgtacttaagcaCAGTTCTTGAGTAAATCAACCACCCAACAATACAATAAGTACAGTCCCAAAAAACAATTTAGCATGAACTGAAATATTTCAGCTTTTTACTATTCACTACAAGACTTATGTGGTGATGTGAGCTGGTAGTATAATACTACACAGCAGTCTGTGTCCTGACCTGTCATATTCATGGTAATAAAATGCATCAACAACCTTTTTTATTAGTTGCATGCATGTTTAAATTTAAAGGGAAACTCACATACAAAAGGTGTATAAATGTCAGTATTAAATCTCTAGCTTACAGTTTACATGTGTAACATAAATTTTGACtccttcattttttcatttgaataGTATAGAATGCATTTCATTTGCAAGGATTTGTGCCTGCAGAATGTGGAGTGACAGGTTTTAATATATAGAAGTGTGCTTGTGCCATCTAGTGGGCAAACAAGTTCACAGTTTCATGATTGGTGCAATGCACTTATTGGCCTGAAACTACTGTAACAATGAAGAAAAGATGCGTCCAGTGTTGAACTCTTTAAATTTAATATGTGTACAAGTTAAGAGCTCTTTCTATCATAGTGTATCAAATGAGTTTAACATGAGTTAACACAGTTAGGTGCaaagaatgtgaaaaaatgaCATGTGGGCTAATTATGAAACTAGAACCAGAAgccaattagcttagcttagcacaaagacaagaaagaggggaaacagctagcctaagCCTTAACGAATTTTGCGAGAACGAGTCTGTGAGTccggactttgggattgggccaatcttctgaacatagccatactgagaaatacagagagagttgtgtggagctgatagtctttattagTTTTGTATCAACTTGataatggcttgaatgtaacatgATGTTTGTgacatttattaatatcaaaaagttacgtaCTAAAgcttaaatgtgttttactttATTATATCCATCCAATAAACAACACTCCAACTGTCGCCAAGAAAGTTAAAAACTCACTGTAAAACCACAACCTTTTTACATCTTGATTTTTGAATGAATTCAACAAGATAGACAGGTTAATTAGTGAGACTAACGGTTTCTTCCAGTTGTTATGCTACACTAAGCTAATAGACTCCCACCTCTAGCGCAAAACGTACTGTAACACACAGATATGAGAATGGCACAAACTATTCCTTTACCTGAGAGTGTCTCCAGCCTCTCAGTACTAGAGTTCTCAGATTCACTGTCATAAAGGACATTTAGTGCTGCAGAAGTTCCCTGACTTAAACAGCTGGTAGATGTTAACCAGCGGGAACATTGTGACCGAGCCGACCAGCGAGCCGATCTGTGCTGCAGCTCCGCACCAGACCAGGGCGCTGTGGCTCTGGTCTCTCAGAATGACACCCACCATTACTTTGACATAAGACAGCGTTCCAGTGAAGAAGAGCCATGAGAGCACCTGGTGAAGACAAAAGAACAAAGTGGACTCCTCTGAATAATaaccttggaaatgtttaaaatcatttatgtctgaaaaacaaatcagaTTTTCCCACTAACACCCCAAGTATTATACGTCATCAGTTATGAGTAAGCAGAGTTGCTCAATACTCAAGGTCTTTTGTAAAGGAGGGATTGAACTTTGCCACAGGTATTTCTCTCATAAAGCCACTGAGaaatgtttttctgtgtctTATTCAAAAAGTTTGTGTTTCACTTACAATGATCATCTCTCCCACCACAGACCCCTGAAGCAAAGGACATGGACTCATAGCTGCCATAGCCATGTTATAGCTGCCAAATCCTGTCCCCAACGCTGTCAGCACGCCAAGAAACACCAGTGACCTAAAAACAACAGAGGTTTGTTATCAGTTTTCATCTACCTAGAGATAACTTCTCTTTCATAAGGATAGTTTAATTGACTTTTATTATCCTGTGTAAACAATGTGCACAAGACATTTATTTGAGTTGCCTCTGTTCCACTATAGCTTCTTAAAATCAATGCAATCTCTCattcaaaaaacagaaaatattaataatcaGACACTTTTTTAGAAAACTACCATCCCTGTCTTTTAGTTACTAGCGTCATTACAAATATCAAAATGGGATTTTGATTGAGGTTTTCTTAGAACTCCTAGAAGTTCAGGTTTCCCTTCGGCCCGATGTTCACTTCAGATAAACATTTCTGATAATTACTTTTGCACAAAACCACCAGAAGCACTTTTAACTGCAAAGGCGTTATGAAGAGATCTTTTAAAGGCCATTATAAGAGGAAAGGTTACAGTGTATAAATCCGGCTTCAATGTTCATATGGGCACTTGACAGACTTGAACAATTGTGAACCTATCGTTTAATGAAAAATCTAAATCCACACAAAAAGTGATTTGTACCTGTTTTTGAAGAACATTGCAATGGTGCAAGCCACTGGGTTGGCCACTGATGCCAGAGCAGCAGAGAGGTGATAGGCCAGGTTCCCGTATGGCTTACAGGAGTACGTCTGCACAGAGGGCAGCACGCCGTTGGTTGCACCATTAACCCACACCACCATAAAGTAGATGAAGGCCAGCTGGTACATAGAGTGTTTTGGGCCAGCCAGCAGAAGCTTGCTCTGGGTTGCCCCCTCACCCTGACATTTTACACCTTCTCCATCAGTCCCTGCTCCAGGATTCTCCAGGCCGGAGCTGACAGATGCAACGGTGTCTGGCACCAGGTTTTCACTGGACAGCGTGAATGTCCGAGAAAGCCTGTTCAGTGCAACAAAAGCAGCCAGACTTATGCACATCATGGCTGCtagaaggaagaaaaacaccTCGGTAGAAAAGTTCGGAGGAAGATACTCTGTATGTAATGACCACGTGTCCACGCCTGTCTGGTTTCCTGCAGTTTGGGAGGAGTTGACACATTTGGCGATGCCCACACTTTGTCCCAGAGCGACTATGCCTGGAATGAAACCACTTAGCCCCTCTCCAATAAAGTATGTGGTGATGTATTTTGCTGGAAGCTGCATCATAAAAGGCAGGAAGGTAACTGAGGAGGTGCAGTCCaccagagagaggaagaaggtgATGATGAAGAAGGCGGTGCTATGTGACGCCCCGGCCACTGTTGTAGTCTTGTCCCAGAATAAGGCAAGCAGTATGCAGGAGAGGATGCCAATGGAGAGGATGGAGTAAATGACAATGCGCTCTTTGAGACAACCTGGCCACAGTTTGTACATGAGGGTGACCAACAGAGGTCCCAGGTTGGCCAGCTGGATGATGACTGTCAGGTAGGAGGGGAGATCCCAGCCCTCTGGGAGAGTGTTGACGATGAGCGGCAGCTCCACCCACAGACCGTTCACTGCCACCCACGAGCCCAGGCCAAAGGCACAGGCCAGCATGTGGATGAGCAGGGTCATGATGTAGCCGGATTGGTCTGAAGAAAGTTCGCAGAAGATGCCGCCTTCCTAAATGGTTCCTACTCTGCTCCTTGTCATGCCTACAACAAAAAGTCGGCGGCATTAAACTTTGCCGTTATATATCTTGGATTTCAAATGTTCAAGAAATGTCTTGTAAAATAGTTTAAAGGGTTCATTCaccaaaacagaaacattttctcACTTACATCAAGTGGCATCTAGCCATGCAGAAAATTAGGTTTTCATTTTGGCGGCCAGATTTTGAACCATGAATGTCATCTATCTGCATCATCTGTCTATTAGGGTGGAGGCAGACAtttacagtggggagaacaagtatttgaatacactgctgattttgcaggttttcctacttgcATGTAGGAATGTAGCATGTtgaggtctgtaattttttttatcataggtacacttcaactgtgagagatggaatataaaacaaaaatccagaaaatcgcattgcatgattttttaaataattaatttgcattttattgcatgacataagtatttgatcatCTACAAACCAGTAAGATTTCcggctctcacagacctgttaagaagccctcctgttctccactcattacctAGGTCTGCACGATCATGGCCAAAATggtaatcacgattattttgatcaatattgtgatcacaattaattatgacaattatttgttgattttagccaaaacattgtcacataggctatttataattGCTTATAattgctttcacatccatattatgctacattctttttatgttgaagttgtatgttgtatagacatacagctgcaacacatgtaaaaaaagattagctatctgaaataaatggcgtaagatatattttttttttatgtatctctgagaaagctccttcacttgttttcaacaataactgattaaaataaCTAGGGAGAGAAGGGGCGTGCGATGGAcatatgctactcacagagtgacggcttactcattatgaatgggtccagcacaggTCTGTCTCACATGCTATCactctacgaactgaagttagttgcattcaataacttcttctgtgttttttgccgtggcggtcgcaatagcagagttaccagcggtaAAACTGGTACAATTACAGGTTTGCcgctcatacttaacaatatacagctgtgttagtaacaattaaaactgtagacaaatgtcagaagtgtggcgAGGC from Etheostoma spectabile isolate EspeVRDwgs_2016 chromosome 7, UIUC_Espe_1.0, whole genome shotgun sequence includes the following:
- the slc52a3-1 gene encoding solute carrier family 52, riboflavin transporter, member 3-A; its protein translation is MTLLIHMLACAFGLGSWVAVNGLWVELPLIVNTLPEGWDLPSYLTVIIQLANLGPLLVTLMYKLWPGCLKERIVIYSILSIGILSCILLALFWDKTTTVAGASHSTAFFIITFFLSLVDCTSSVTFLPFMMQLPAKYITTYFIGEGLSGFIPGIVALGQSVGIAKCVNSSQTAGNQTGVDTWSLHTEYLPPNFSTEVFFFLLAAMMCISLAAFVALNRLSRTFTLSSENLVPDTVASVSSGLENPGAGTDGEGVKCQGEGATQSKLLLAGPKHSMYQLAFIYFMVVWVNGATNGVLPSVQTYSCKPYGNLAYHLSAALASVANPVACTIAMFFKNRSLVFLGVLTALGTGFGSYNMAMAAMSPCPLLQGSVVGEMIIVLSWLFFTGTLSYVKVMVGVILRDQSHSALVWCGAAAQIGSLVGSVTMFPLVNIYQLFKSGNFCSTKCPL